GTGTATTTGCAACTTGCTTCTTGTTTTGGTGGCTGCTAATGTCACCAACATGCAGGGCACGGTGCTTACTCACACCCTACAGCTACTGCTTACACACTCACCGCGACCAAGCTCAGTCCTACATGATAGACTGTCGCTCACGATTGACAGCTACATGACCTGCGCCGCCACACGCGAAAACGCGATCTCGCAAATCCCCGATCGTCACAGGATCTCCATTTTCAGATCAACTGATCGGCGACAGGGGCTCGGATCGGCGGTAGGGTAAGCTTTCTGtgagagaggaggaagaagatcaTCAGTGGTGATAGTGGGTGGTAGTATGGTGGCTAAGGACTGATTGATTGGTGATTTCGCCGCGGTTTTTTCGACACTTTTGGTGATGGCGATGTTTGATAAGGGCAGTATGTAGGTCGGTGAGACAAGGCTGTGTGGACAAGGGTGGGTCATAGAGTACAGCacccaagtacaagtagtacaagtacctgctTGTCGCCAAGCACTAAACTTTGCTTAGTCTTGGAAGGGGTGAATGGTGGCCAGGAGAAGCCATTAGTGCGGTAGGAGGTCCTTGTTGGAGCTGGTTCGATATGGCATGCTTGTGAAAGACCCAAAACGATAGATCCAAAAGCGGCCTGGGGACTAGACTCCCGCCATTAGACCAAATAACTTGACATTATGACTGATGATTATGACACCGGTATTTGTACATTGTAGTTCACCGAAGACACTCGACGTTTGGCAAGGTCAGCTCCAGTGCAGTAACTTTCAGATACACTTAAGCGAGATGTGAGGTACAAGTCTGTTTGAGATGTGGAGAGATTTGGGGTCAATTGAAGTGTCTGGAGACCGTGGACAGCAGCTGCAAGCCATCAATATCATCAATATCGATCACTTCCAATTCCGTATGTCATTTGCGGATAGTCTCCATCTATTTTTTCACGACTCTGCTATTTTTCAGCCATCTGAAAAACGCATCCGGACAGAGTTTAGGGCCAATGTGTAACCTGGGCGACGGGGATGGAGTGGAGAGCTATAGGCCAGTTTGGGGGTCGTTTTGGAGGCTGAAAAGACGCCGAATCAATTGATATAGACCTCAATATCCCGCCATTTTCGCTTCGGAACGTCACCTTGGCTCCAAACCTCAGAACCACTCTTTCGTCCTCTTCCAACCAGTGTGTCCGTACTTCACATGATAGCAGTGCCTAGTCGTTAAGTTGTGCATTAATTAGTGCCAGGCACACGGGGTAGTGATTAGTGGGTGGCTAGAGTTTGTGGGACAGCGACGGAGATGGCGACGGAGATGGCGACGGAGATGGCGACGGAGACGGGGATTGCGACAacgacagcgacagcgacaaGGCCCCCTTTCATGTCCATTACATAAGCACAACCTCTGCTTCAATCGTCCTCAATTCGCTATTTCGGTGCATCTTCAAGTTGGAGCTTTTGGTTCTGCTTGAACTTTGATccttttgcttttttctTGAACTCTGCACCTTAGACTCAACGTTTCTTTGTACACCAATGCGGCAACAGTAGGGACTATCCCGTAGATCGAGGGCTACAAGATCGTCGTACGCGACCGAGAGGCTCGCTGTGTATATAAGCTGTGGCCCTCCTCTGGGTAGAGTCGACACGATACGCACACGTTCGACATATTGGCATCCAAGACACAGTGAGTACTATGTTGAGAGGTGCGACGTTGTTGGGAGAGTTGGTGgagcagagaagaagacgtaAGAGAGTGACAAGAATGACGACATTTTTTCGGGAAATGACAGCGACTCAGAGTCAGtcacagccacagccacagccacagccacagtcACAGTCACACTGGCGACTACACATACGACAACTGCTACGACACGCCAATACCACCTGTTGAGACTCGGCTTGGAGACCCAAAACAGTCCTACAGCCTTACAGTAACCACGCTGCACTCTGCAAGACTCGCTCTGAGTTAAATCCAATCTCTTGTCTTGTCTCACTGCGAACGCTTCATTTCCCAATATCATGCACCGGTCCAGCTACGCACCGCGCCTAGGGCTTTGTGTGGTATGCAGGCTTGAGAATATTATCATGGAGCGCCGGTAAGGGTCCGCCCGCTGTATTTTTTCGCCCAAGTTTCTCAGAATCCTGTCGCTATACATGTACCACCGTTTGTCTGCGGTTTCCGGTTCCAATCTAACACAGATGACTGCCCCCGCTGTAACGCTGACAATGGAGTGGCTCTTCTGCGCCATTGCGCTCCTGTCGGTCGGCGCCCGACTCTACGTGCGATATTACGTGGCCAAGCTGCGAACCCAGGTCGAAGATTGGTTCGTCATCATCGGCGCCTTATTATTCATCGTGTGGGTCAGTTGCGACACCTACTCGGCGTCCCAGGGCTTCATGGACAACAACAAGTCATACCTTGACGGCTCCATTTCCGACCAGATCCATGGCCCCGACAGCAACCGGGTCAAGGTCCTCAAGGTGGTCTACGCCTCGGCCATCCCCTACTACATCAACCTGTGGATGGTCAAGTTTGCCCTGCTGGGCTTCTACTACCGACTGGTCCCCCGAGGAGGCTACCTCCGATACTTCTTGTGGCTCACCATCATTGTCTGCGTGGTCATGATTTTCGTGGTTGTCTTCCTCAACCTGTTCCTGTGTCACCCCATCTCGCTCAATTGGGCTCTCGACCAGCAGTACGGAGCACCCGGCACGTGTTACTCGTCCACAGCAGTGAAGCCCTTCGTGGTCTCGGTCGTGACCAACCTCATCACCGACATTGCCATTTTCGTCATTCCCTTCCCCCTTCTTCCCCAGCTTCAGCTTGCCGGTAAGCAGAAGCTCGCGCTTTGCGTCACCTTCTCTCTCGGAGCCATCACTATCATCGTCTGCATCGCCCGAGCCGTGGCTATTGCCGTCTCCGGCAACATTGCTCAGGTTGCCATTCTCACGGCCTTTGAGTGTTCCACCGCCATGCTCGTCGCCTCCATGCCTGCCATGCGAgtgctgctcaagcagACTGTGCGAAAGGCCTCCAACTCACAGTCGCATTCTCGGTCCAACGGCTCTCGTCCTGGTACGGCAGGCTCCGGAACCAGCGAAAAGAAGAACAACTGGTTTGGTCTTCGAACTCGAACCTTTGCCGAGAAGACTACTGCTTCCGAGTTCTCTCAGGATCTCGAGATGAGCGCACACCGATACTCGGGCCCCTCCGATGTCGATAACACCTACTACGACGACGGAGAGACCAAGGACTTCTCGCCAGACTCGTCCgtcaccaaggacgagcCTCGAGTCAGCATTTTCGCCATGGAAGACGAGTACCTGCATCCTCAACAGACTCAGACCCAAGAGGTCGAGTACGCCCGACAGGTTGCTCAGCGGTTCGAGGATCCTCTGCAGTCGTCATCAAGCGAGCACTCACGACACTCGGAGGAGCTCACAGACGCCTACCCCGAGCCCACTGAGCATCAGACCCAGATCCAGCGGTtgcaacaacaacaggcCGCCATGCAGCAGCGTGGATACGTGCATTCTTATGGAGCCCaggacgagtacattgagACGTACATGAACCACTCCAACCAGTTTTAGATGGAGTTTTATTTATTAGTAATGTATAATATGAGCAAACAGAGCCTTTGCAGAGagtcgtacgagtacattaCTTGAACCACTACCAGTACACTATGTACACTGttacaatacatactgtcATTGTTGACCTCGTATAGATGTTTGTCGCAGACTAAGTGCTTGTTTTGTTTTCATATCTACAACTACGGCaactgtactcgtattgtaTCCATACCGGCATAGTAAATAATAATCATATGCGGTATTTTGCACTTGTAAATAAGTACCGCCGAAACTACAATACTTGGATCACGCAATCCACATCAATCCTCGGCCTCTGAAGGTTCAATATCACCAATTGACACGATAATAACGTCAGATTACATGTGTTTCACAGCTCCGGGTCTACCTTTTTGAGTCCAGGGGTACATGTAAAACCTCTAAGATACACACGGTCCGCTTGGTGTATGTCTCAGACTTGCATTATGGTGATGGTGTCAGTCAGCAatggtggaggagtgcGATAAAGAGGGATGAGAGTCGTAGTACTGCCATTAGTATGAATATTTGGTCTCTCCGTACCATATTACCTGTTCATTTGGTGTGATAGATTGATAACAGAGTGGATTCAAACAATAATGTCCGAGTCTGACCCACACAGCCGTCTGTTTGCCTGCGTGGAGAAAAAGCAACCATTAGTATATAATATTGTGAGGTAGTCAGCAAATAAGACATTGGCAACCGCGCCATACCGCGCTGAAACGCATATAATAAACAGCTGGGCTTAGCGCGTACATTTTGTATTCGTGTCTGGTTCTCGAAATGAAGAGGTGGATGTGGTAAGTCGAGAAGCGGCTTGGAGGGGTGTTTGAAGGAACAATTCCAAGTGAGGAAGATGTGTATAGAATGAGAAATGCGATATGTGATATTTGGGTGCTCTTTTACTTGAATGTGATGCTCTGGTGTTGGATATTCTGGTGTTGTTGccctgtttttttttgttttttttttggaaacaacaaaaaaagaaaaaaagaagaagaaaaaaagaagaaacgtATGTGAAATTTCCGGGAGTAAACAACTTCCTTCGAGATACGAAGGAATGGGCCACACATAATCATCAGTCTTCCACATGTTTGTCATCGAATTCTCACGGTACTCACACAGCCTGTTAATACAGCATTCCTATATTTCAGTTGTTGCTTTTTCATACGAATAAATTAGGTCGGCACGGCGAAACACGCTGGTTTCAGACACACGGTTGAGAATTGTAAGCTCACATGCCGGCGCGTTTCTGTGAATATG
The Yarrowia lipolytica chromosome 1A, complete sequence genome window above contains:
- a CDS encoding uncharacterized protein (Compare to YALI0A07623g, weakly similar to uniprot|Q8NIX1 Neurospora crassa Related to integral membrane protein PTH11), whose translation is MTAPAVTLTMEWLFCAIALLSVGARLYVRYYVAKLRTQVEDWFVIIGALLFIVWVSCDTYSASQGFMDNNKSYLDGSISDQIHGPDSNRVKVLKVVYASAIPYYINLWMVKFALLGFYYRLVPRGGYLRYFLWLTIIVCVVMIFVVVFLNLFLCHPISLNWALDQQYGAPGTCYSSTAVKPFVVSVVTNLITDIAIFVIPFPLLPQLQLAGKQKLALCVTFSLGAITIIVCIARAVAIAVSGNIAQVAILTAFECSTAMLVASMPAMRVLLKQTVRKASNSQSHSRSNGSRPGTAGSGTSEKKNNWFGLRTRTFAEKTTASEFSQDLEMSAHRYSGPSDVDNTYYDDGETKDFSPDSSVTKDEPRVSIFAMEDEYLHPQQTQTQEVEYARQVAQRFEDPLQSSSSEHSRHSEELTDAYPEPTEHQTQIQRLQQQQAAMQQRGYVHSYGAQDEYIETYMNHSNQF